The Williamwhitmania taraxaci region CACTTTTATACAAAGATTCTTTTCAGTCTATAAGGATCGATTCAGACCCCAATCCAATTAATCCCATCTATAATAATGGGTATTTGCCCGGGCTTGATATTGTTGCTTTGTATACCATAATTGCCAAGTTTAAGCCTGAAACCTATTTTGAAGTTGGTTCCGGCAATTCTACTAAAGTGGCAAATAAAGCAATTAAAGAGTTGGGCTTGGATACTAAGATTGTTTCTGTTGATCCAAATCCTCGTGCCGAAATAGATGCACTTGCCCATAAGGTGATTCGAAAACCATTTGAGAATATTGATTTTAGCGAGATTTTTTCTTTAAACCTTAAATCCGCAGGTCGATTGCTAGGTTTTAAATCTTAGCGTATTTAGGTTTGCTTG contains the following coding sequences:
- a CDS encoding pseudouridine synthase family protein, which produces MIKQIYRFLSPRFQNLFLEYKVAFKPRYGHGSQPHRRLYEIIDAGRLGYAEILNEALLYKDSFQSIRIDSDPNPINPIYNNGYLPGLDIVALYTIIAKFKPETYFEVGSGNSTKVANKAIKELGLDTKIVSVDPNPRAEIDALAHKVIRKPFENIDFSEIFSLNLKSAGRLLGFKS